In Carya illinoinensis cultivar Pawnee chromosome 16, C.illinoinensisPawnee_v1, whole genome shotgun sequence, a single window of DNA contains:
- the LOC122298901 gene encoding uncharacterized protein LOC122298901, protein MNFAQKVTETFYQSWEKFKDLLNACPHHGYENWRIISFFYEGLQPKMRQFVETMCNGEFFNKEPEEAFEYFDYLSENAQSRDVSDAYHRNEPLKITGGGKYNLREVDDLHARVSMLTKKLETIDRNKVSEAQVIQRVSEKCNICEDIGHPTNDCPTIPAFKEVLLDQSEAVNMISKPFAGASGSTQYPTAAPYGQRRNLEETVHQMAANLQQFMQGQATINNQTSQAINEIRGSLTRLTTTFHTQEKGKFLTQSQPNPQGQIHQVSKVEETSNTKPVKDVTTLRSGKILVNPTPDSATIGKDSTPKHVETEVNNFQTLAPFPTRLTPVHKDKYYAEIFEVFKQVRINIPLLDAIQQIPTYAKFLKDLCNVKRKLNVKKKAFLTKQVSAIIQSNTPPKYKDPGSPTIACMIGNSKIGHALLDLRSSVNLLPYCVYEKLGLGELKSTSITLQLVLDLEGNLDSNDTSNDTSSVSYVGAQTEMQWKLKDEQLPPVTATIKPSEEQIPALDLNPLPTELKYAFLGPNSTLPIVISSCLTNRQEEELLQIYLEEESKPSREMQEGLILQ, encoded by the exons ATGAACTTTGCCCAAAAAGTAACTGAAACCTTTTATCAGAGCTGGGAGAAGTTCAAGGATTTACTCAATGCTTGTCCTCATCATGGGTATGAAAATTGGAGGATAATAAGTTTTTTCTATGAGGGTTTACAACCCAagatgagacaatttgtggagacaatGTGTAATGGAGAGTTTTTCAATAAAGAACCAGAGGAGGCTTTTGAATACTTTGATTATTTATCTGAAAATGCTCAGTCACGGGATGTTTCAGATGCATATCATAGAAATGAACCCTTAAAGATAACTGGAGGGGGAAAATACAACTTAAGGGAAGTGGATGACTTGCATGCTAGAGTGTCTATGCTTACTAAGAAATTAGAGACCATAGACAGAAACAAAGTAAGTGAGGCTCAGGTTATTCAAAGAGTGTCTGAAAAATGCAACATATGCGAGGACATAGGACACCCTACTAATGATTGTCCCACTATCccagcttttaaagaagtgTTACTGGACCAATCTGAAGCTGTTAACATGATTTCAAAACCTTTTGCAG GTGCATCAGGATCAACTCAGTATCCTACTGCAGCACCTTATGGGCAGAGGAGGAATCTTGAGGAAACTGTCCATCAAATGGCAGCAAACCTTCAACAGTTCATGCAAGGGCAAGCCACCATCAACAACCAGACTTCACAAGCCATCAATGAGATTAGAGGATCCTTGACGAGGTTGACCACGACTTTTCACACTCAAGAGAAGGGAAAATTCCTTACTCAATCTCAACCTAACCCGCAGGGACAGATTCATCAAGTGTCAAAGGTAGAGGAGACTTCCAACACTAAACCAGTAAAAGATGTAacaactttgagaagtgggaaaaTCTTGGTAAATCCCACTCCTGACTCAGCCACCATTGGTAAGGATTCTACCCCTAAACATGTTGAAACTGAGGTGAACAATTTTCAaacacttgcaccttttcctaCAAGGTTGACCCCTGTGCACAAAGATAAGTATTATGCTGAAATTTTTGAAGTCTTTAAACAAGTGAGAATCAATATACCCTTGTTGGATGCTATTCAACAaattcccacttatgcaaaattTCTTAAAGACTTGTGCAATGTTAAGAGGAAATTGAATGttaaaaagaaagcttttctcaCTAAACAAGTCAGTGCAATCATACAAAGCAACACTCCTCCCAAGTATAAGGACCCAGGTTCACCCACTATTGCTTGTATGATtggaaattcaaaaattgggcatgctttacttgatttgaggTCTAGTGTGAATCTGTTACCCTACTGTGTTTATGAAAAATTGGGCTTAGGGGAGTTAAAGTCTACTTCCATTACCCTACAGCTAG TGCTTGATTTAGAGGGCAACCTAGACTCAAATGACACTTCTAATGACACCTCTTCTGTTTCATATGTAGGCGCTCAAACTGAGATGCAGTGGAAGCTAAAGGATGAACAACTGCCTCCAGTGACAGCAACAATAAAGCCATCAGAGGAGCAGATCCCAGCATTGGATCTTAATCCCCTACCCACAGAACTCAAGTATGCCTTTCTAGGACCTAATAGCACTTTACCCATAGTTATTTCTTCTTGCCTAACCAATAGACAAGAAGAAGAGCTATTACAG ATTTACTTGGAGGAGGAATCTAAGCCTTCTAGAGAAATGCAAGAAGGCTTAATCCTTCAATGA